The Urbifossiella limnaea genome has a window encoding:
- a CDS encoding DUF1553 domain-containing protein: MSRFSRLAGPAGLLALAAAVGWPFTPRAVEAQQPAAAPTPAKLEYNRDIRPILADNCFACHGADSAARKADLRLDRRDDAVQSGAIVPGDPAKSSLIERVCSTEPTEIMPPPKTKKVVTEAQKATLRRWVQEGAQYQPHWSFIAPTRPAVPAFTDEKAKAFVRTPIDAFVLKQLRANGLEPAPEADRRTLARRLALDVTGLPPEPADVEAVVNDQSPNWYESYVEKLMATPQWGEHRGRYWLDAARYADTHGIHFDNFREIWAYRDWVINAYNRNLPFDRFTVEQLAGDMLPEPTLDQRVATGFIRCNITTNEGGIIDEEYAVLYTRDRTETINAVWMGLTAGCAVCHDHKFDPISQREFYSMAAFFNNLAVPVRDGNIPNPNPIIPVPRGEDRARLDQLTPEMTAAKAKVDSRKTAAKADFAAWLKTAKAEDFGKQAPVGSLEFHAPLREDAGKSVGVVVNGKAREAKFAGGYDWSVARADKGKAFTIRAGEKLSFKDVGDFDRTQPFAVSFWVTIDKKGSGNGAVVARMDEANGHRGWDVWIQADRIGTHVVNTWPGDAMKVVAKGVIQPGKWTHVTVAHDGTGKAAGTKIYYNGEPQPFDTEADALKSTTRTAVPFTIGQRHTTGRLNGVALEDLRIYARTFTALDASQLAGSRRVADLLSKDAATRSAAETAELFNWWLVSQDRTYQQLSAAYRKLQEEEVSIRGRGTIAHVAVEKAGAPEAFILHRGDYDKRRDKVGAATPVALSAFPADLPKNRLGFANWLLRPDHPLTTRVTVNRFWQELYGTGLVRTAGDFGTTGELPSHPELLDWMAIEFREKGWDVKQFFKLLVTSSTYRQAAVATPEKVAKDRDNRLLSRGPRFRMDAEMVRDSALAASGLLVRRIGGASVRPYQPDGVWEAVAMIGSNTRDYRRDTGESLYRRSLYTFWKRSAPPASMEVLNAPNRELCTVRRDRTNTPLQALLTLNDVQYVEAARVLAERAIKTGGATPQTRLDFVARRLLSRPFRDNERPVVEGVLTDLLAHYRAKPDEARRLIAFGESRADATLDPIELAAYTMAVNQLMNLDEVLNK; this comes from the coding sequence ATGTCACGCTTCTCCCGCCTCGCCGGCCCGGCCGGCCTCCTCGCCCTCGCCGCCGCCGTCGGCTGGCCGTTCACCCCGCGTGCCGTCGAGGCCCAGCAGCCTGCGGCCGCGCCGACACCCGCGAAGCTCGAATACAACCGCGACATCCGGCCGATCCTGGCCGACAACTGCTTCGCCTGCCACGGCGCCGACAGCGCCGCCCGCAAGGCCGACCTTCGACTCGACCGCCGCGACGACGCGGTGCAGTCGGGCGCGATCGTGCCCGGCGACCCGGCCAAGAGTTCGCTCATCGAGCGCGTCTGCTCGACCGAGCCGACCGAGATCATGCCGCCGCCCAAGACCAAGAAGGTTGTCACGGAGGCGCAGAAGGCGACGCTCCGCCGCTGGGTCCAGGAAGGCGCCCAGTACCAGCCGCACTGGTCGTTCATCGCCCCCACCCGCCCGGCCGTCCCGGCGTTCACCGACGAAAAGGCCAAGGCGTTCGTTCGCACGCCGATCGACGCCTTCGTGCTGAAGCAGCTCCGCGCGAACGGGCTGGAGCCGGCGCCCGAAGCCGACCGCCGGACGCTCGCCCGCCGCCTCGCGCTCGACGTCACCGGCCTGCCGCCGGAGCCGGCCGACGTCGAAGCCGTCGTGAACGACCAGTCGCCGAACTGGTACGAGAGCTACGTCGAGAAGCTCATGGCGACGCCGCAGTGGGGCGAGCACCGCGGCCGGTACTGGCTCGACGCCGCCCGCTACGCCGACACCCACGGCATCCACTTCGACAACTTCCGCGAGATCTGGGCGTACCGCGACTGGGTCATCAACGCCTACAACCGCAACCTGCCGTTCGACAGGTTCACCGTCGAACAACTGGCCGGCGACATGCTCCCCGAGCCGACGCTCGACCAGCGCGTGGCCACCGGGTTCATTCGCTGCAACATCACGACCAACGAGGGCGGCATCATCGACGAGGAGTACGCCGTCCTGTACACCCGCGACCGCACGGAGACGATCAACGCCGTGTGGATGGGGCTGACGGCCGGGTGCGCCGTCTGCCACGACCACAAGTTCGACCCGATCTCGCAGCGCGAGTTCTACAGCATGGCCGCGTTCTTCAACAACCTGGCCGTGCCCGTCCGCGACGGGAACATTCCGAACCCGAACCCGATCATCCCCGTGCCGCGCGGCGAGGACCGCGCCCGGCTCGATCAGCTCACGCCGGAGATGACCGCCGCGAAGGCGAAGGTCGACAGCCGCAAGACCGCCGCGAAGGCCGACTTCGCCGCCTGGCTGAAGACGGCGAAGGCCGAGGACTTCGGAAAGCAGGCGCCGGTGGGGTCGCTGGAGTTCCACGCCCCGCTCCGCGAGGACGCGGGCAAGTCGGTCGGCGTGGTGGTGAACGGCAAGGCCCGTGAGGCGAAGTTCGCCGGCGGCTACGACTGGTCCGTCGCCCGTGCCGACAAGGGCAAAGCCTTCACCATCCGCGCCGGCGAGAAGCTGAGCTTCAAGGACGTGGGCGACTTCGACCGGACGCAGCCGTTCGCCGTGTCGTTCTGGGTGACGATCGACAAGAAGGGCTCGGGCAACGGCGCCGTCGTGGCCCGGATGGACGAGGCCAACGGGCACCGCGGCTGGGACGTGTGGATTCAGGCCGACCGCATCGGCACGCACGTCGTCAACACGTGGCCGGGCGACGCCATGAAGGTGGTGGCGAAGGGCGTCATCCAGCCGGGGAAGTGGACCCACGTGACCGTGGCCCACGACGGCACCGGCAAGGCGGCCGGCACCAAGATCTACTACAACGGCGAGCCGCAGCCGTTCGACACCGAGGCCGACGCGCTGAAGTCCACGACCCGCACCGCCGTACCGTTCACGATCGGCCAGCGCCACACGACCGGCCGGTTGAACGGCGTCGCCCTCGAAGACCTCCGCATCTACGCCCGTACGTTCACGGCCCTCGATGCCTCACAGTTGGCCGGCTCCCGCCGCGTCGCTGACCTGCTCTCGAAGGACGCCGCCACCCGCTCCGCCGCCGAGACCGCCGAGCTATTCAACTGGTGGCTCGTGTCGCAGGACCGCACCTACCAGCAGCTCTCGGCCGCCTACCGCAAGCTGCAGGAGGAGGAAGTTTCCATCCGCGGCCGCGGCACCATCGCACACGTGGCGGTGGAAAAGGCGGGGGCGCCGGAGGCGTTCATCCTTCACCGCGGCGACTACGACAAGCGGCGCGACAAGGTCGGGGCGGCCACCCCCGTCGCACTGTCGGCGTTCCCCGCGGACCTGCCGAAGAACCGGCTCGGCTTCGCCAACTGGCTGCTGCGGCCCGACCACCCGCTGACGACGCGCGTGACGGTGAACCGCTTCTGGCAGGAACTCTACGGCACCGGCCTCGTCCGCACCGCCGGCGACTTCGGCACCACCGGCGAGCTGCCGAGCCACCCCGAGTTGCTCGACTGGATGGCCATCGAATTCCGCGAGAAGGGCTGGGATGTGAAGCAGTTCTTCAAGCTGCTCGTTACGTCGTCCACGTACCGCCAGGCGGCGGTGGCGACGCCGGAGAAGGTGGCGAAGGACCGCGACAACCGGCTCCTGAGCCGCGGGCCGCGCTTCCGGATGGACGCCGAGATGGTGCGCGACTCGGCGCTCGCGGCGAGCGGGCTGTTGGTGCGGCGGATCGGCGGGGCGAGCGTGCGGCCGTACCAACCGGACGGCGTGTGGGAGGCGGTGGCGATGATCGGGAGCAACACCCGCGACTACCGCCGCGACACCGGCGAGAGCCTGTACCGCCGCAGCCTGTACACGTTCTGGAAGCGGTCGGCCCCGCCGGCGTCGATGGAGGTGCTGAACGCCCCGAACCGCGAGCTGTGTACGGTCCGCCGCGACCGCACGAACACGCCGCTGCAAGCCCTCCTGACGCTGAACGACGTGCAGTACGTCGAGGCCGCCCGGGTGCTGGCCGAGCGGGCGATCAAGACCGGCGGCGCGACGCCGCAGACGCGCCTCGACTTCGTGGCCCGGCGGCTGCTGTCGCGCCCGTTCCGCGACAACGAGCGGCCGGTGGTCGAGGGCGTGCTGACCGACCTGCTGGCGCACTACCGCGCGAAGCCGGACGAGGCCCGCCGGCTGATCGCGTTCGGCGAGAGCCGCGCCGACGCGACACTCGACCCGATCGAATTGGCGGCGTACACGATGGCCGTGAACCAGCTGATGAATCTGGACGAGGTTCTGAACAAGTAG